GATGCTGAGCCCTGCGACCGAGCGCCCCAAATCGTTCTGCATGGGCGGTGGCCGCGACTACGATCCGAAGCAGGTCGGCTTTGCGGTCACCGACGGCGAGAGCTGCAAGACCGGGCAGTCACGCTTCTCGACGCGAGCCGCTGACGGCACCGAGCTGTTCGGCAACAGCAATGCCGGCCACTCGTTTGATGGCACGCCGGGACCCGGCAAGGACGGCACCATCGGCCGCGTGCTGAAGGAGCAAGAGCGCTACGATCTGATCGAGTATCTGAAGACGTTGTAAAGGGGGCGTGGTCGGACTGCCTCTACACCGTCATTGCAAGGAGCTCTTGCGACGAAGCAATCCAGACTGACTCCGCCGAGACAGTCTGGATTGCTTCGCTGCGCTCGCAATGACGGTGAATGAGGACACTCCGCGAGTCCAACGCACACCGCCCTCGCGGACTCGCCTTTTCACTTGAACAGCGGCGTGCCCGGCACGAACGCATCGAACGCCGCCCAGAACTGGGAGCGGTAGCGGTCCTGCTCCTGGAGGATCTCGTGCTTGGAGCCGGCGATCACCAGATGCGAGCCTGCGCGCAAATGGTAGGCGAACTCCTCGATCGCGGCAGTCGAGACCACGACGTCGTTGGAGGCCGCCAGCATCAGGATCGGCTGGCGGATCTCGGAGGGGTAGTTGATGCCCTTGAAGGTGCGCATGGCGCGGAAGGCGGTATCGGCCCAGGCGACCGTCGGTGACGCCAGGCCAAGTGTCGGGTCCTCCTCCAGGATCGCGACATTGCGCGCATAGCGCACGGGATCGCTGGTCAGCGGATTGTTGATGAACGGCGACAGTCCGGTGAGCTGGTCGCTGCCACCGGGAACATAAGCGCCGCCCCGCCCCAGCAGACGCATCGTCTTCAACAGCGCGCGCACCGGAAACGAGGTGGAGCGACCAGGCAGGTCGATCATCGGCGCCGACAGCACCATGCGGTCGAACCAGCGCTTGCCCGCATGCGCGAGCCGCAACAGCACCGCGCCGCCCATTGAATGGGCCAGCGCGAAGAACGGCGGGGGGCAATCCGGCAGCACCACCTGCTGCACGAAAGCTTCGACGTCGATCTCGTAATCGGAGAAGTTGCGCACATAGCCCTTGCGCGGATCGCGCAGGCGCCGCGCGGAATGACCCTGCCCGCGCCAATCGACCATTGCCACCGCAAAGCCGCGGTCGCGCAAATCGCGCACGGTCTCGAAATATTTCTCGATCTGCTCGCTGCGGCCGGTGAAGACGCAGACCGTGCCCTTGCGGTTCGCCGGCGGCGCCCAGCGCGCAAAGCGCAGCTCGACGCCATCAGGCGTCTTGATGGTGCCGCTGACGACGTTTTCGGGAACGGGGTTGGACGGAATCGAGACCAGCGTCATGAGCGTGCGTAGGCGCCAAGTGCTTGAGATCAAGGGGCGGGAGCGCCGAAAAGGCGCTGATTCCGCCCTCTTGAACGCCGTTTGGACCCACCCATATCATTTCAGTGCAGGCCGCTACCAGTGTTTCGGAACCGGAACATCAGGCTGCACACAGACTAAGCCCGGCCCGATTGGCGGGCGGGTTACCAACAGTCGCTCAACGGAGGACTTGACCATGCGTACCTACGATCTCACCCCTTTCTATCGTTCCACCGTCGGCTTCGACCGCCTCTTCAACCTGCTCGACCAGGCAGGCACGGACGGCAGCCCCGGTTATCCCCCCTACAACATCGAGCGCACCGGCGAGAACGCCTACCGCATCACCGTTGCGGTCTCCGGCTTTGCCAAGGATGAGCTCTCCATCGTCGCGAAGGAAAACACGCTGACGATCAAGGGCGAGAAAGTCGCCAATGAGAACGGCAAATCCGAAGTGCTCTATCGCGGCATCGCCGCCCGCGCCTTCGAGCGCGCGTTCCAGCTCGCCGACTTCGTGCAGGTGAAGGACGCCTCGCTCGAGAACGGCCTGCTTCATGTCGACCTCGTGCGCGAGATTCCCGAAGCCAAGAAGCCGCGCCAGATCGCGATCAACTCCGGCGCTGCGAAGGCGCAGGTGATCGAGAGCTCGGTCGCCGCGTAAAGCCCGATCACAGCCGTCAAGTTGCGAAAACGCCCCGGTGCCCCCGGGGCGTTTTTTTGTTTGCACCGTTATTCGCCCAGTCGCCGCTTCGGCTTTCCCAGAGCATTTTGCTCAATCGCCCGATTGAACTGATGCGCCGCATCACGGCCCGGTGAGCCGACGTAACGCTGCCGTCCGACACGCCGTATTTCGTGTACCGAGCCCAAAAACAAGACGGAGAACGATCGTGACTTTATGGCGCAGCCTTTTCGTCGCCGCGAGCCTGCTGGCCGCTCCCATCAGCCTTGCCCACGCGCAGACCCCGACCACGGTGAGGGCCAAGAACGTCGTGCTGGTGCATGGCGCCTGGGCCGATGGTTCGAGCTGGTCTGAGGTGATCCCGATCCTCCAGGCCGCCGGCCTCAATGTCACCGCCGTGCAGAATCCGCTGGGCTCGCTCGCCGAGTCGGTCGAGGCGACCAGGCGCGTGCTGGCCGAGCAGGACGGACCGACCGTGCTTGTGGCGCATTCCTGGGGCGGCACCGTGATCAGCCAGGTTGGCACCGATCCGAAGGTCACCAGCCTGGTCTACATCGCCGCGCGCGCCCCCGATGCCAATGAGGATTTCATCGCGCTGTCGAAGCAGTTTCCGACGGGACCGGCGCGTGCCGGCATCGTCGAGCGCGACGGCTACACCAAGCTGTCGGAAGACGCCTTCCTAAAATACTTCGCCAACGGCGTGAAGCCGGAGCAGGCCAAGGAGCTCTACGCCGTGCAATGGCCGACGGCCGCCTCGATCTTCGCCGGTCGCACCACGGAAGCTGCCTGGCACACGAAGCCGAGCTGGTACGCAGTGTCGAAGAATGACGGCACCATCAATCCCGATTTCGAGCGCTTCCTCGCCAAGCGCATGAACGCGACCACGATCGAGCTCGACGCCGGCCACCTCTCGCTGGTGTCGCACCCGAAGGAGGTTGCGAATTTGATCCTCGAGGCGGCGGGGTATCCGCGAAGCTGAGCGGCGGATCGCCGAGATGCAAAGGCGCCTGGGGATCTCAGGCGCCTTTTGTTTTGCTCCGTTGTCTTCCCGGCGAAGGCCGGGACGACAATGATGGTTTGGCTGGTGCCTTCGCCTCCAACTCCCAGCGCTACTCCAGTCCCTGCGCTGCCGGCATCTCCTGCGTCGGCAGGATTGTGACGGCCGGCTTGGCCTGACCGACGGTCGGCGCAGTCTCGGCAGGCTTGACCTGCACGGCCGCCGTGTGCTGCGCGGGTTGAGCCTGCGTTGCCTGCTCGGCGGGCTTGGCGGCCGCAACCGGCGTCTCGCCGCGCTGCGGAGCCGACTTGGGCAGCGGCACGGTGCGGCTGGCGACATGCGGGATCGGCGCTGGCGGGCGCGGCGGGCCGCCGCGGACCATGGTCGGCGGCGGCAGCGCGCTTTGCGGCCGGTAAGGAGCAACCGTCGGCTCCTCATAGGCGGGCGCCATGCCATAGGCGTCGGCGGCCGGCATGAAGCGCAAGATTCTTCCGTCGCGGGCGTCGATCACGAGCCGGCCGTCGTCGCCGCGGCGGTCGATCACCGCGATGGTGTAGACCGCGCCGTGCAGGCGTGGGATGCCGAGCGGCGAGAAGCCGTTGTCGCGCAGCACGGCATAGACCTCGGTGGCGGGCAGCAGCACCGGCCCCTCGCCGCGTTCCTCATAGCCGTAGCCGTAACGTTGCGGCGGCGGCGCGTAGGGGCCGTCGAAATCGGAGACCGCGATGTAGGCCCCCCGCTCGGTTCCATTTGCGAGAACCTGGGCCTCCGCGGCATTTGCCACCAGCGCCAGCGCGGCGGCGGCCACACATCCTGTGAAAAACTTCATGGTCGACACGCTCCTGTCAGGCCCCCGAATGATCCGCGCTCTTTCGCTTCTTGCGGCGTGGCGCGCCTTTCGAAGGGCTGAGGCGAAGCTTCATCCGGGATTTCGGCGCCGGCTGGGCCGGATCGGGGCGCGTTTGCTTCAAAACCGGGGCCGCGCAACTTTTGGAAAGCGATCGATTGACTTATGAGGAATCGGGACTTCCGCGCGCTTGTGTGCTAGACAAAAATTTGGCAAGGTGGCGGTTAGGACAGGAAGACTGTCTCAATTTTGCTTGCGGTTCCGGCATAGGGATTGCAACGAAAGTTGGTGCTTTCGAGCACCATAAGGCAAGCAGGAAAAGCCGTTCTCGGGGACGAAGAGCGCCTTGGCCTGAATTTAAGAAAATGCGGCTCGCAGCGGACGAGCGGTGACCCAGAGGCGGGTGCCGCGGAACGCCCAAGGTGCGCCGAAGATGGCGGTGAGGCAGCTTGCCGCACGGAGAGGATTGGAACAATGAACGGGTCGCAATTCGAGCGCGGAAACATCGTGGCAGAAGAGCTGTCGGCGACGGTCGCCT
This genomic interval from Bradyrhizobium guangzhouense contains the following:
- a CDS encoding alpha/beta fold hydrolase; its protein translation is MTLVSIPSNPVPENVVSGTIKTPDGVELRFARWAPPANRKGTVCVFTGRSEQIEKYFETVRDLRDRGFAVAMVDWRGQGHSARRLRDPRKGYVRNFSDYEIDVEAFVQQVVLPDCPPPFFALAHSMGGAVLLRLAHAGKRWFDRMVLSAPMIDLPGRSTSFPVRALLKTMRLLGRGGAYVPGGSDQLTGLSPFINNPLTSDPVRYARNVAILEEDPTLGLASPTVAWADTAFRAMRTFKGINYPSEIRQPILMLAASNDVVVSTAAIEEFAYHLRAGSHLVIAGSKHEILQEQDRYRSQFWAAFDAFVPGTPLFK
- a CDS encoding Hsp20 family protein, translated to MRTYDLTPFYRSTVGFDRLFNLLDQAGTDGSPGYPPYNIERTGENAYRITVAVSGFAKDELSIVAKENTLTIKGEKVANENGKSEVLYRGIAARAFERAFQLADFVQVKDASLENGLLHVDLVREIPEAKKPRQIAINSGAAKAQVIESSVAA
- a CDS encoding alpha/beta fold hydrolase → MTLWRSLFVAASLLAAPISLAHAQTPTTVRAKNVVLVHGAWADGSSWSEVIPILQAAGLNVTAVQNPLGSLAESVEATRRVLAEQDGPTVLVAHSWGGTVISQVGTDPKVTSLVYIAARAPDANEDFIALSKQFPTGPARAGIVERDGYTKLSEDAFLKYFANGVKPEQAKELYAVQWPTAASIFAGRTTEAAWHTKPSWYAVSKNDGTINPDFERFLAKRMNATTIELDAGHLSLVSHPKEVANLILEAAGYPRS